A genomic stretch from Corynebacterium kutscheri includes:
- the trhO gene encoding oxygen-dependent tRNA uridine(34) hydroxylase TrhO: MTVGKILLYYKFTPIADPKALMLWQRELCELLGLKGRILISEHGINGTVGGDIDACKAYIKKFREYPGFKKTAFKWSDGGADDFPRLSVKVRDEIVAFGAPGELKVDDNGVIGGGVHLKPAQVNELVEQRGDEVVFFDGRNAMEAQIGKFKNAVVPDVNTTHDFIRELESGKYDWMKDKPVISYCTGGIRCEILSALMKNRGFKEVYQIDGGIVRYGEQFGNDGLWEGSLYVFDKRMHMEFGNGVEDPGFIQLGHCKCGKPTNKFEHCINEDNCRDLVLMCPECHENLATRHCGRPECAEVAATAATRVKVSN, encoded by the coding sequence GTGACCGTTGGAAAAATTCTTCTGTACTACAAATTCACCCCCATCGCTGACCCAAAGGCATTAATGTTATGGCAGCGCGAATTATGTGAGTTGCTCGGGCTCAAAGGACGCATCCTTATTTCCGAGCACGGCATTAATGGCACCGTCGGCGGCGATATTGATGCCTGCAAGGCGTATATCAAGAAGTTTCGGGAGTACCCCGGTTTCAAAAAGACCGCTTTTAAATGGTCCGATGGTGGCGCGGATGACTTCCCTCGCCTATCAGTGAAAGTGCGCGATGAGATCGTGGCTTTTGGCGCGCCGGGCGAGTTAAAAGTAGATGACAATGGTGTCATTGGCGGTGGCGTGCACCTTAAGCCTGCCCAGGTCAATGAGCTTGTTGAACAGCGTGGCGACGAAGTAGTTTTCTTCGACGGACGCAATGCCATGGAAGCACAAATTGGCAAGTTTAAAAATGCCGTTGTGCCTGATGTGAACACCACTCATGATTTCATTCGAGAATTAGAGTCTGGCAAATACGACTGGATGAAGGATAAGCCAGTCATTTCTTATTGCACCGGTGGTATTCGATGCGAGATTCTTTCCGCTTTGATGAAAAATCGTGGCTTCAAAGAGGTGTACCAAATCGACGGTGGCATTGTCCGCTATGGTGAGCAATTTGGTAACGACGGCCTCTGGGAAGGTTCGCTGTATGTGTTTGATAAACGCATGCACATGGAGTTTGGCAATGGTGTGGAAGACCCCGGCTTTATCCAACTCGGCCACTGTAAATGTGGTAAACCTACCAATAAATTTGAGCACTGCATTAACGAGGACAACTGCCGAGACCTTGTTCTCATGTGTCCAGAATGTCATGAAAACCTAGCAACCCGTCACTGTGGGCGACCAGAATGCGCTGAGGTTGCGGCAACAGCTGCTACACGCGTTAAGGTGAGCAACTAA
- a CDS encoding Fpg/Nei family DNA glycosylase, which produces MPEGHVIHRLAHMLDTTFSGTIPQVSSPQGRFNTEASLIDGCAYSHSEAWGKHLFIHFDSSQIENIVYIHLGLIGSLRFEPRDETWGQIRFRIAISDTAANLRGPQWCRLVTEADMQQAISRLGADPLRDDANPEVIKQKIARSQRSIASLLMDQKLFAGVGNIYRAETLFRLGINPFITGKSLGQFDDIWQDLVFLMNEGVRVGKIDTVRPEHTPQAMGRDPRKDDHGGEVYVYRRANQPCYICGTPILEQTYEGRNLFWCPTCQPG; this is translated from the coding sequence ATGCCGGAAGGTCACGTCATTCATCGCCTCGCCCATATGCTCGATACAACTTTTTCGGGCACTATCCCGCAGGTTAGTTCCCCGCAGGGGCGTTTTAACACCGAAGCATCGCTTATCGACGGCTGTGCTTATAGCCATTCCGAGGCGTGGGGCAAACACCTTTTTATTCATTTTGATAGTTCCCAGATAGAAAATATTGTTTATATCCACCTGGGGTTGATTGGTTCCCTGCGCTTTGAACCTCGTGATGAAACCTGGGGACAGATCCGCTTTCGCATAGCAATATCTGATACCGCAGCCAACCTACGCGGCCCACAGTGGTGTCGACTAGTTACTGAAGCCGATATGCAGCAAGCTATTTCTCGGCTAGGAGCTGACCCGCTGCGCGACGATGCTAACCCAGAAGTAATCAAACAAAAAATCGCTCGCTCCCAGCGCAGTATTGCTAGTTTGCTTATGGATCAGAAACTTTTTGCCGGGGTGGGCAATATTTACCGTGCCGAAACCCTGTTCCGGTTAGGGATTAATCCTTTTATTACCGGCAAATCCCTAGGGCAATTTGATGATATTTGGCAGGATCTGGTTTTCCTCATGAATGAGGGAGTGCGCGTTGGCAAAATAGATACGGTTCGACCAGAACACACCCCGCAAGCCATGGGACGAGACCCGCGCAAAGATGATCACGGCGGCGAAGTCTACGTTTATCGACGCGCCAACCAACCCTGCTATATCTGTGGCACCCCCATTCTTGAGCAGACCTATGAAGGACGCAATCTTTTCTGGTGCCCAACCTGCCAACCGGGCTAA
- a CDS encoding bifunctional ADP-dependent NAD(P)H-hydrate dehydratase/NAD(P)H-hydrate epimerase, with protein sequence MSDTRYPYALYAEEIRTLEAPLINALPDGLMKSAAHAVAGAAEEILAHNTSCRIHIFAGSGGNGGDGLYAGAELIRRGFIVTASGDSFYPPAYAAYKQAGGKIVDKPDKADLYIDAIVGLAGRDLDYSLPTDAAILAVDLPSGMAADTGAGRYTPATYTITFGCLRRAHALNPDCGQVLLADVDIPGHPSLGELAAQRAHRHTDIAVQASVYRQPHSLDLPGFPQLKSFEPGMHDNKYTGGVVGLYAGSPTYPGAGLLCATAAVRASSSLVRFYGDRDVVWQLPEVVLHPGRVQSLVIGPGFGDQPQILAQVLAEDLPVLIDADALTTLSQHPELINQVTHRKAPTVLTPHAGEFARFDAADPEELAKKLGCIVLLKGRLTFITDSHRSVAINAGHSWNATAGSGDVLAGLLGAWLARNPNDVFDTIIAGVHAHNLAGWLSAHTAYGMAPISARQIAEHISPAIALMTEQPQYYT encoded by the coding sequence ATGTCCGACACCCGGTACCCCTATGCCTTATATGCTGAAGAAATCCGCACACTCGAAGCACCACTGATTAATGCACTTCCTGATGGATTAATGAAATCAGCAGCGCATGCAGTAGCTGGTGCTGCTGAGGAAATTCTTGCACACAATACCAGCTGCCGGATCCATATTTTTGCTGGATCGGGTGGTAATGGTGGCGATGGTCTTTATGCGGGTGCAGAGTTGATCCGGCGAGGTTTTATAGTCACTGCCAGCGGGGATAGTTTTTATCCACCAGCCTACGCAGCATATAAACAAGCCGGTGGAAAAATCGTCGACAAGCCTGATAAGGCGGATCTTTATATTGATGCCATTGTAGGTTTAGCTGGGCGCGATTTAGATTATTCTTTGCCTACCGACGCTGCCATCTTGGCGGTTGATCTTCCTTCCGGCATGGCAGCAGATACTGGGGCAGGGCGCTATACACCGGCCACATACACCATTACTTTTGGTTGTTTGCGGCGCGCCCATGCGCTTAATCCCGACTGTGGTCAGGTTTTGCTTGCCGACGTAGACATCCCTGGGCATCCCAGTTTGGGTGAGTTAGCCGCACAACGAGCGCACCGTCACACCGATATTGCGGTACAGGCCAGCGTTTATCGCCAACCTCATAGCCTTGATCTGCCTGGTTTTCCTCAGCTAAAAAGTTTTGAACCTGGTATGCACGACAATAAATACACCGGCGGGGTAGTTGGTCTTTATGCTGGCAGTCCCACCTATCCCGGCGCGGGGCTGCTCTGTGCCACAGCTGCTGTGCGGGCAAGCTCATCGCTGGTTCGTTTTTATGGTGATCGGGATGTGGTGTGGCAGTTACCAGAAGTTGTCTTACATCCTGGGCGTGTTCAATCACTGGTTATCGGCCCAGGTTTTGGCGATCAACCACAAATTTTGGCACAAGTACTAGCCGAGGATCTCCCGGTGCTTATCGACGCCGATGCGCTCACAACTTTAAGCCAACACCCAGAGCTAATCAACCAGGTTACCCACCGAAAAGCCCCCACTGTGCTTACCCCACATGCGGGCGAGTTTGCACGCTTTGATGCCGCTGATCCAGAAGAATTGGCTAAAAAATTAGGCTGTATTGTGCTGCTTAAAGGTCGACTCACCTTTATTACCGATTCTCACCGCAGTGTTGCTATTAATGCTGGTCATTCGTGGAATGCCACTGCTGGATCAGGTGATGTGCTAGCTGGTTTATTGGGTGCTTGGCTAGCTAGAAACCCCAATGATGTGTTTGACACTATTATTGCTGGGGTTCACGCGCATAACCTGGCCGGATGGTTAAGCGCGCATACTGCTTATGGTATGGCACCTATTTCTGCCCGCCAGATCGCCGAACATATTTCCCCTGCAATAGCACTGATGACTGAACAACCACAGTACTACACATAA
- a CDS encoding VanZ family protein produces MTFVKMATRQATAVTFVLFCGMLLTITLLKNRLRLGYMWSTEVHNQRSIDLVLFDGWQRTALWYGAWMDSLGNIMLFLPFGFLMMGLLQQRFRYPVLLASLAGFLASLSIEIAQYVFAVGFTDIDDLFFNTIGSVLGAVAFGRVSPNTRGKFSVITLIIAVAVVVAMLVSMMF; encoded by the coding sequence ATGACTTTTGTGAAGATGGCTACTCGGCAAGCAACAGCAGTAACCTTTGTACTGTTCTGTGGCATGTTGCTTACCATAACCCTATTGAAGAATCGCCTGCGCTTGGGGTACATGTGGTCAACGGAAGTCCATAATCAGCGTTCTATTGATCTTGTGCTTTTCGACGGTTGGCAAAGGACAGCCCTGTGGTATGGGGCATGGATGGACAGCCTGGGCAATATTATGCTCTTTTTGCCCTTCGGTTTCCTTATGATGGGTTTGCTACAGCAACGCTTTCGCTACCCTGTGCTCTTAGCTTCACTAGCTGGATTTCTAGCTAGTTTAAGTATTGAGATTGCCCAATATGTATTTGCTGTGGGTTTCACCGATATTGATGATCTTTTCTTTAACACTATCGGTAGTGTGCTGGGCGCAGTAGCTTTTGGGCGAGTCTCGCCTAATACACGAGGTAAGTTTTCGGTTATTACCTTGATTATTGCGGTAGCTGTAGTAGTTGCAATGCTAGTTAGTATGATGTTCTAG